A genome region from Candidatus Poribacteria bacterium includes the following:
- a CDS encoding site-2 protease family protein has protein sequence MPNFDPYEAILVVTQFIILLTFHEWGHAKSADMLGDPTARDLGRMSLNPGVHIDIIGTLILPLLGTLFGGGFFGWAKPVPVNPFNLRNPRRDLMLIAAAGPVMNIVLTFVILGVIRLLLEFTAFSPAESALHAEINRQLIRMALISVFLAAFNMLPLFPLDGFSVVRGLLPAGAAHQFEKLSPYGMPILMCLIFLPGIFGIPNYVFGFLSNISFETLNLIAHIVGIR, from the coding sequence ATGCCTAATTTCGACCCTTATGAAGCAATCCTTGTGGTTACACAGTTCATCATTCTGTTAACCTTTCATGAATGGGGACACGCGAAATCAGCGGACATGTTAGGAGATCCAACAGCTCGCGATCTTGGACGGATGTCATTGAATCCGGGGGTACATATTGACATTATCGGCACATTGATACTTCCACTACTCGGCACGCTTTTCGGCGGCGGTTTCTTCGGTTGGGCAAAGCCGGTGCCGGTCAACCCGTTCAATCTGAGAAATCCGAGAAGGGACCTGATGCTTATTGCCGCTGCCGGTCCAGTCATGAATATCGTTCTCACTTTCGTGATTTTGGGTGTGATTCGGCTATTACTTGAATTTACCGCTTTCAGCCCAGCTGAATCTGCCCTTCATGCTGAGATTAATAGGCAATTAATTCGGATGGCACTGATAAGCGTGTTTCTCGCGGCGTTTAATATGCTCCCACTTTTTCCGTTAGACGGTTTCAGTGTCGTCAGAGGCTTGCTACCCGCAGGTGCCGCACACCAATTCGAGAAACTGAGTCCGTACGGGATGCCGATTCTGATGTGCCTTATTTTTCTACCGGGTATCTTCGGTATACCCAACTATGTGTTCGGATTTTTGAGCAATATTAGTTTTGAAACCCTAAACTTGATAGCGCATATCGTAGGTATACGATAG
- a CDS encoding CCA tRNA nucleotidyltransferase — MIPNIPKPILSLLHEIGEVGGKGTYLVGGFVRDLLLKRPSLDIDIVVEGEALRVANTMCERWNGTLEAHPQFGTATVTPADVDLPKVDFVTARRETYQDAGTLPSVARGTITDDLRRRDFSINALAMRLDTDAFGEIVDKTGGLEDLKARTIRVLHTHSFTDDPTRIFRACRYAGRYGFCIPETDTVLMQEALPVLAQISSERIRNEIGRILIEKKAPEIVAHLTRLDVWKTIFQGWDISTTFACNFKKAEHATTWASTQLTDEEFQPERVRWMVFLATDTPIYQIEALCFRLALEHQLQRLISRTQALRKGVSLENVTQDAFAKLGIPLSDDAAVNQQSGKWCVVDPKNTATYVCGDGNLYRVETPITAYKQLEQTLATVKETAKPSSIYQWLKSYPIEALALGCVDTTLPKWKRKKIKDYLLVLRKIEPFITGNDLIALGEKPSKTFETRLWTLFAAQLDGEITEKEEAYTRLRTSV, encoded by the coding sequence ATGATACCCAACATTCCTAAACCGATCTTAAGCCTGCTACATGAAATCGGTGAGGTAGGTGGAAAAGGAACTTATCTTGTCGGTGGATTCGTCCGCGATCTCCTGCTCAAACGACCGAGTCTTGATATCGACATCGTTGTAGAAGGAGAAGCACTCCGAGTCGCAAACACAATGTGTGAACGTTGGAACGGGACACTGGAGGCACATCCTCAATTTGGTACCGCAACCGTCACACCCGCCGATGTTGACCTTCCCAAAGTGGATTTCGTTACCGCTCGTCGTGAAACTTATCAAGATGCCGGGACGTTACCTTCAGTAGCACGAGGAACCATTACGGACGACCTGCGAAGACGCGATTTCTCGATTAACGCCTTGGCAATGCGTTTGGATACAGATGCTTTTGGTGAGATCGTTGATAAAACCGGCGGCTTGGAAGATCTCAAAGCACGGACGATTCGGGTACTGCATACGCACAGTTTCACGGATGATCCGACGCGCATTTTCCGCGCGTGTCGATATGCAGGACGCTACGGTTTTTGTATTCCTGAAACCGATACAGTACTGATGCAGGAAGCACTCCCAGTATTAGCGCAAATCAGCAGTGAACGGATACGGAATGAGATTGGTAGGATACTGATTGAGAAGAAGGCACCGGAGATCGTGGCGCACCTTACACGACTCGATGTATGGAAAACGATCTTCCAAGGATGGGACATCTCAACGACGTTTGCATGCAATTTTAAGAAAGCTGAACACGCAACAACGTGGGCATCAACCCAGCTTACAGACGAGGAATTTCAGCCTGAACGGGTACGTTGGATGGTGTTTTTGGCAACCGACACGCCGATATATCAGATTGAGGCACTCTGTTTCAGGTTGGCATTGGAGCATCAACTTCAACGGTTGATAAGTCGGACACAAGCGTTACGAAAAGGGGTTTCGCTCGAAAACGTGACGCAAGATGCCTTTGCGAAACTTGGAATCCCGCTGTCGGATGACGCAGCTGTCAATCAACAAAGCGGAAAATGGTGTGTTGTTGATCCAAAAAATACGGCAACTTACGTATGTGGAGATGGGAACCTCTATCGGGTAGAAACCCCGATCACCGCTTACAAGCAGTTGGAACAAACACTAGCGACGGTAAAGGAGACCGCGAAACCGAGCTCGATTTATCAATGGCTGAAATCGTATCCTATTGAGGCTTTAGCACTCGGCTGCGTGGATACTACTCTGCCGAAGTGGAAACGAAAAAAAATAAAAGACTATCTTTTGGTGCTACGGAAGATAGAACCTTTTATCACCGGAAACGACTTGATAGCACTTGGTGAAAAACCGAGCAAAACTTTTGAAACCCGACTTTGGACGCTGTTTGCGGCACAATTAGACGGGGAAATTACCGAAAAAGAGGAGGCATATACCCGGTTGCGGACTTCTGTATAG
- a CDS encoding cyclase family protein, whose protein sequence is MHLDFQNVLDLSYVVDEKSPCELPIDPAKIYDQATLEKDGYFESRVDMSGHYSTHMDAPCLMYPGGATIAEIPKEKLTGHAVLMDFSAIKKPKDAVTAEDVKVWIAENGEIPERSIVFMRTGMDRFVYQDNFNREWIGFSEDAAEFLVAKGIKVIGTDACSIDSVAGHPPLHDGLPPAHLVFLGAGIPHVEDLCNLSQLPTHFYVVIAPLKLAHSSGAPTRVFAFV, encoded by the coding sequence ATGCATCTTGACTTTCAAAACGTGCTGGATCTGTCTTATGTCGTCGATGAAAAGAGTCCATGCGAACTGCCGATTGATCCCGCCAAAATTTATGACCAAGCGACACTGGAAAAAGATGGCTACTTTGAAAGCCGTGTTGACATGTCCGGACACTACTCTACGCACATGGATGCCCCCTGTCTAATGTATCCGGGTGGCGCAACTATCGCTGAAATCCCAAAAGAGAAACTGACCGGGCACGCGGTGTTGATGGACTTCTCCGCTATTAAGAAACCGAAGGACGCTGTGACCGCAGAGGACGTTAAGGTATGGATCGCCGAAAACGGTGAGATCCCAGAACGGAGCATCGTCTTTATGCGAACAGGAATGGACAGATTCGTCTATCAGGACAACTTTAACCGGGAGTGGATCGGATTTAGTGAGGATGCTGCCGAATTCCTCGTGGCAAAAGGCATAAAGGTTATCGGAACAGATGCGTGTAGTATCGACTCAGTGGCAGGGCATCCACCCTTGCACGACGGTTTACCGCCTGCACATCTCGTTTTTCTGGGGGCAGGTATCCCACATGTTGAAGATCTGTGCAATTTAAGCCAATTGCCAACACATTTCTATGTCGTAATCGCACCCCTAAAGTTAGCACACAGTTCTGGCGCACCAACGCGAGTCTTTGCCTTCGTATAG
- a CDS encoding lamin tail domain-containing protein, with protein MKVDKIDITIRIGIGIGIGIALLGLVIVGLTYAHPPGDDTWANTINVTRDIHHTQIGRLGRTDVLHRHYEVGTSDVFDKAKEEGYQPMVSGEGGKHGAWVYAEGPGYSRKTPDITDTTDTTDTTDTTDTTDTTDTTDTTDTTDTTNIPDIPNIPDTPDIPNPSDIPQIIDTTVNEDADDNTVLSSVNAGISQQPSQVETQSEVVVFQEPLLITEYMLRDWSGFGRGGQPQWIEIYNPNSVPVSLHGYEFTYAYRKFVNTPWEYKSITLTELTIAPASAAILTNKKISRSSRIGGIQEKDVYVIPNDKTPIQLKNGWHLADAEGRLVHRIGTAFREYPADDSSNWDSTLGNPWLPNHTSKGYRVSHKVLPSEEPDEDHFYGTQWDVGSPGFYKPAAPAAPSLQRPKLITTWGALKKF; from the coding sequence ATGAAAGTCGACAAAATCGACATTACCATTAGAATCGGAATCGGAATCGGAATCGGAATAGCACTGTTAGGATTAGTTATAGTAGGTCTTACGTATGCTCACCCACCGGGTGATGACACATGGGCGAATACTATCAATGTGACACGGGACATCCACCACACCCAGATTGGGCGTCTCGGTAGAACAGATGTCCTTCACCGGCACTATGAAGTCGGCACGTCGGACGTGTTCGATAAGGCAAAGGAAGAAGGCTACCAACCCATGGTGTCTGGCGAAGGCGGCAAGCATGGAGCATGGGTGTATGCCGAGGGACCCGGTTACTCGAGAAAGACACCAGATATAACAGATACAACAGACACAACAGATACAACAGATACAACAGACACAACAGACACAACAGACACAACAGACACAACAGATACAACAGATACAACAAATATACCTGACATACCCAATATACCTGATACACCAGATATACCTAACCCATCAGATATACCCCAAATTATTGATACTACAGTCAACGAGGACGCAGATGATAATACCGTGCTAAGTTCTGTTAACGCTGGAATTTCTCAGCAACCCTCTCAAGTCGAGACGCAATCTGAAGTTGTTGTCTTTCAAGAACCGCTTCTGATTACAGAATATATGTTACGAGATTGGAGTGGTTTTGGTCGCGGCGGCCAGCCGCAATGGATTGAAATTTATAATCCCAATTCAGTACCCGTGTCTTTGCATGGCTATGAATTTACTTATGCATACAGGAAGTTTGTGAATACGCCGTGGGAGTATAAATCGATAACTCTTACTGAATTGACGATCGCGCCTGCCAGTGCCGCGATTCTAACGAATAAAAAGATTTCACGATCTTCAAGAATTGGTGGTATTCAAGAAAAAGATGTTTATGTTATACCTAACGATAAAACGCCTATTCAATTAAAAAACGGCTGGCATCTCGCTGATGCAGAGGGTAGATTAGTTCACCGGATTGGCACTGCTTTTAGAGAATATCCCGCTGACGATTCAAGCAATTGGGATTCTACGTTGGGCAACCCATGGTTACCCAATCATACCAGTAAGGGTTATAGAGTTTCACATAAAGTATTGCCAAGTGAAGAACCAGATGAAGATCATTTTTATGGAACGCAATGGGATGTGGGTTCTCCCGGATTTTATAAGCCAGCTGCGCCAGCAGCTCCAAGTTTACAACGCCCGAAACTTATTACAACTTGGGGTGCATTAAAGAAATTTTAA
- a CDS encoding inositol-phosphate phosphatase, with protein MSQFLTVALEAAKNAEEIIIAYYTGDTMKVEMKADETPVTLADRGAEKAIRETIKQAFPDHGFLGEEYGIEEGDSPYVWIIDPIDATKNYIRKIPIFGTQIALMKGEELILGVSNAPLLNELLYAEAGSGAFLNGEPITVSSVTHPEDAMVCHGGLKWFVEKGTFPGIYNFINDAARTRGFGDFYMYHLVASARADAVLEAAISIWDIAAITVIVREAGGKVTDIHGQAITTDTNSLVATNGALHNTVLDYFKDA; from the coding sequence ATGAGTCAATTTTTAACCGTCGCGTTAGAAGCGGCGAAAAACGCTGAAGAAATCATCATCGCTTACTATACAGGCGACACAATGAAGGTTGAAATGAAAGCCGACGAAACGCCGGTCACGCTCGCCGATAGAGGCGCAGAAAAAGCCATCCGTGAGACCATCAAACAGGCGTTCCCCGACCACGGTTTCTTGGGTGAAGAGTATGGCATCGAGGAAGGGGATTCCCCTTACGTCTGGATTATTGATCCCATTGATGCCACAAAGAATTACATACGAAAAATCCCGATCTTCGGCACACAGATCGCCTTGATGAAAGGTGAAGAACTCATCCTCGGCGTTTCCAACGCCCCACTTTTGAACGAACTGCTCTATGCCGAAGCCGGAAGTGGTGCATTCTTGAATGGCGAACCGATAACTGTTTCCAGCGTGACGCACCCTGAAGACGCTATGGTATGCCACGGCGGACTGAAATGGTTCGTAGAAAAAGGCACCTTCCCCGGCATCTACAATTTTATCAATGACGCGGCACGCACCAGGGGGTTCGGCGATTTCTATATGTATCACCTCGTCGCTTCTGCAAGAGCGGATGCCGTCCTTGAAGCGGCGATCAGTATTTGGGACATCGCCGCCATCACCGTCATCGTGAGGGAAGCGGGTGGAAAGGTGACGGACATACACGGACAAGCTATCACGACAGATACGAATTCACTCGTAGCAACGAATGGTGCTTTACATAACACTGTATTGGACTATTTTAAAGATGCCTAA
- a CDS encoding DUF393 domain-containing protein: MMHSQSGKPLLVYDNACDFCRYWIAQWQHVTGDRVDYAPYQEVAPQFPEISLSAFENSVQLILQNGTVLSGTEAVLRALNNGPLLWCYYHLPGFASVSEGIYRFIAQHRSFFSAITRGLWGTHTERTAFCFSRWLFLRGLGCIYLIAFLSLWVQIHGLVGSNGILPAEQYVAAVRQQIGTEGYYLVPTLFWLNPSDACLNFLCAGGILLSLVLIAGFIPPLTLVGLWMFYLSLVSVGQVFLSFQWDVLLLEAGFLAIFFAPLQIRERFTCASQPSVAFLWLLRWLLFRLMFASGFVKLVSDEVWRNLTALNFHYETQPLPTWVGWYAHQLPEWFQKASLIGMFAVELIVPCLIFAPRRLRTAGCIGLVGLQVLIILTGNYCFFNLLTIALCLLLIDDVTWKYLLPKRFMPTIHLVERPHPRYNNRRIGVAVLATLLFLISGIRFGGQLFREIRFPDVAWIAPFRSVNTYGLFADMTESRPEIIVEGSNDRITWETYQFRWKPGDLTAAPKWVAPHQPRLDWQMWFAALQGSYQRVPWFLNFMGALLQDKSEVLQLLADNPFPDKPPRYIRATLYEYRFTDLATKRSEGTWWHREWKRMYCPAISLR, encoded by the coding sequence TTGATGCACTCACAAAGCGGCAAACCGCTCCTTGTTTACGATAACGCCTGTGACTTTTGCCGATACTGGATTGCGCAGTGGCAACACGTCACCGGGGATCGTGTCGACTATGCCCCCTATCAAGAGGTGGCTCCGCAATTTCCAGAGATATCCCTTTCAGCGTTTGAGAACTCAGTCCAATTAATTCTTCAGAACGGGACGGTTTTAAGCGGAACAGAGGCCGTCCTGCGTGCTTTGAACAACGGCCCACTTCTCTGGTGCTACTACCATTTGCCGGGTTTCGCGAGTGTCTCCGAAGGCATCTATCGCTTCATTGCTCAGCATCGGTCATTCTTCTCCGCGATAACGCGCGGGTTGTGGGGAACGCATACGGAGAGAACTGCGTTCTGTTTTTCGAGGTGGTTGTTTCTACGCGGACTCGGTTGCATCTACCTCATCGCTTTTTTGTCCTTGTGGGTGCAGATTCACGGGCTCGTTGGGAGCAATGGGATTTTACCAGCGGAACAGTATGTGGCGGCTGTTCGTCAGCAAATCGGGACGGAAGGCTACTACCTCGTTCCGACACTCTTCTGGCTGAATCCATCGGATGCTTGTCTCAATTTCTTGTGCGCTGGCGGCATCCTTCTGTCTCTCGTTTTAATCGCAGGTTTTATCCCACCATTGACCTTAGTCGGGTTGTGGATGTTCTATCTGTCGCTCGTGTCAGTGGGACAAGTTTTTCTCAGTTTCCAATGGGATGTGCTGCTCTTAGAGGCAGGTTTTTTGGCTATCTTCTTCGCACCGCTACAAATACGTGAAAGATTTACATGTGCGTCCCAACCCTCCGTCGCGTTTTTATGGCTTCTACGGTGGCTCCTGTTCCGACTGATGTTTGCCTCCGGGTTCGTTAAGCTCGTGAGTGACGAGGTATGGCGAAACCTTACCGCTCTCAACTTCCATTATGAAACACAGCCACTGCCGACATGGGTTGGATGGTATGCACATCAGTTGCCCGAATGGTTCCAGAAAGCCTCTCTGATCGGTATGTTCGCAGTTGAATTGATCGTCCCATGCCTGATTTTCGCACCGCGACGTTTACGGACTGCCGGATGTATCGGGTTAGTCGGTCTGCAGGTGCTAATCATCCTAACAGGCAACTACTGTTTTTTCAATCTGTTGACGATTGCGCTCTGTCTCCTTCTGATTGACGATGTGACGTGGAAATATTTGCTCCCGAAACGGTTTATGCCTACTATCCACCTCGTCGAACGTCCCCACCCCCGATATAATAATAGACGCATCGGCGTAGCGGTCCTTGCAACACTTCTCTTTCTGATAAGCGGTATCCGTTTCGGTGGACAACTCTTCAGAGAGATACGGTTTCCAGATGTTGCTTGGATTGCTCCATTTCGGAGTGTGAATACCTACGGACTCTTTGCCGACATGACGGAATCGCGTCCGGAAATTATCGTTGAAGGTAGCAACGATCGGATTACATGGGAAACTTACCAATTTCGATGGAAACCGGGAGATCTGACCGCTGCGCCAAAATGGGTTGCGCCGCACCAACCGCGCCTCGATTGGCAGATGTGGTTTGCCGCCCTCCAAGGCAGTTATCAAAGGGTGCCGTGGTTTCTCAATTTCATGGGAGCGTTGCTACAGGATAAATCTGAGGTGCTGCAATTGTTGGCGGATAATCCCTTCCCGGATAAACCTCCACGCTATATCCGTGCAACCCTATACGAGTATCGCTTTACGGATCTCGCAACAAAACGTTCGGAAGGCACGTGGTGGCATCGCGAATGGAAACGAATGTATTGTCCAGCAATTTCACTCCGTTAG
- a CDS encoding DegT/DnrJ/EryC1/StrS family aminotransferase produces the protein MKMEILSARKIKKMSNLLAISGGTPVRNTERNPWSSWPLTTPEEWESKVEPLLREVYLSANEGSGGSMIERFREQYAQYSGTNYALFMPHGTDSISAALAGALDLDGFSEGGEVIVPNYTFVATASAVLERRCTVVFVDISPDTFTIDPKAVETAIGPETRAILPVHLGGHPADMGALREIAQRHDLAMIEDCAQAHGAEYQTKKVGSLSDVGAFSFQASKNLTSGEGGMVTTNDKDIHDRVCAFMNVGRAPGGARWEYPRLGWNYRPSEYLAAILLVRLELLEAQTNLRNRNATYLSNALKTVEGITPPRLAPWVTKHGYHLYCLKYDPQGFGGKSRQEFVDALSAEGIPCSIGYRSPLSQEPGMAHVAKKYPHLIRSLPCPNAASVCEQSVWLFQNLFLSSETDMDQIAEAIAKIHHAWR, from the coding sequence ATGAAGATGGAAATCCTATCTGCAAGGAAAATTAAAAAAATGTCTAACCTATTAGCGATTTCAGGCGGCACACCTGTTCGAAATACAGAACGCAATCCGTGGTCCTCATGGCCATTGACTACCCCCGAGGAGTGGGAGTCGAAAGTTGAGCCGTTGCTCCGTGAAGTGTACCTGAGTGCGAATGAAGGCTCCGGTGGCTCGATGATTGAGCGTTTTCGTGAACAATATGCCCAGTATTCTGGAACGAACTACGCCCTCTTTATGCCGCATGGAACCGATTCAATCAGTGCCGCTTTAGCCGGCGCGCTCGATCTCGATGGATTTAGCGAGGGCGGCGAGGTGATTGTACCCAATTATACCTTCGTGGCAACCGCAAGCGCAGTGTTGGAACGCAGATGCACCGTGGTGTTTGTTGATATTTCACCCGACACCTTTACGATCGATCCGAAAGCGGTAGAGACGGCTATCGGTCCAGAAACACGAGCGATTCTACCCGTCCACCTCGGCGGACACCCAGCAGATATGGGGGCACTACGAGAAATCGCCCAACGCCATGACCTCGCTATGATTGAGGACTGCGCACAGGCGCACGGGGCAGAGTATCAGACGAAAAAGGTTGGATCCCTCAGCGATGTCGGCGCGTTTAGTTTCCAAGCCTCAAAGAATCTGACGTCCGGCGAAGGTGGTATGGTTACCACAAACGACAAAGATATTCACGACAGGGTCTGTGCTTTCATGAATGTCGGACGCGCACCGGGTGGTGCCAGATGGGAATATCCGAGACTTGGATGGAACTACCGTCCCTCAGAGTACCTCGCCGCGATATTACTCGTCCGGTTGGAACTCTTAGAGGCACAAACCAATCTCCGCAATCGAAACGCAACCTATCTCTCCAACGCTTTGAAAACGGTTGAAGGGATCACACCCCCGAGACTTGCCCCATGGGTTACTAAACACGGGTACCATCTCTACTGCTTGAAGTACGATCCCCAAGGCTTCGGCGGTAAATCGCGACAAGAATTTGTCGACGCCCTGTCTGCCGAAGGCATTCCGTGTTCTATCGGTTACCGCTCTCCACTTTCGCAGGAACCCGGAATGGCACACGTCGCCAAGAAATACCCCCACCTTATCCGATCTTTGCCGTGCCCAAACGCCGCATCCGTCTGTGAGCAGAGCGTATGGCTTTTTCAGAATCTCTTCCTCAGCTCAGAAACGGATATGGATCAGATTGCGGAAGCCATCGCCAAAATTCACCACGCATGGCGTTAA
- a CDS encoding restriction endonuclease — protein MNIPNYKSIILPFLQYIADRREYHRMEITNGLGEEIFELTPEQWSVVRKTGQSVFGHRCDWARYYLKDTGLIESPKTGYSKITNRGLAMLEAWNENPKEIEDAVLQSPAKFLDYINERWPIESEDDSHETPEESIESEDDSNQTPEELFNYDQDSDRVPEESIEENIRQITTEAAYNHSQDSIEENYQSIRGKLAKDLLRRIKENSPIFFEELVIDLLVEMGYGGSREDAQAVGRSGDGGIDGVIKEGRLGLDVIYVQAKRWASNVGEPPVRDFVGALQGKRARKGIFITTSEFSNSARKYISAIDSRDSKVILIDGHQLAQLMIDHDVGVSVEKIYEIKRVDSDYFAEDTENS, from the coding sequence GTGAATATACCTAATTATAAATCAATTATCTTACCTTTCCTTCAGTACATTGCTGATCGGCGTGAATATCACAGAATGGAAATCACCAATGGTCTAGGTGAAGAAATATTTGAACTGACTCCCGAACAATGGTCAGTTGTTAGGAAAACTGGACAATCAGTATTTGGGCACCGTTGTGATTGGGCGAGATATTATCTTAAGGATACTGGTCTGATTGAGTCACCTAAGACCGGGTATTCCAAAATAACAAATCGTGGACTCGCGATGCTTGAAGCTTGGAATGAAAATCCGAAGGAGATTGAAGATGCTGTTTTGCAGTCACCAGCCAAGTTTTTGGACTACATAAATGAAAGATGGCCCATTGAAAGTGAAGACGACAGTCATGAAACTCCTGAAGAGTCTATTGAAAGTGAGGACGACAGTAACCAAACTCCTGAGGAATTATTTAACTATGATCAAGATAGTGATCGAGTTCCTGAAGAATCTATTGAGGAAAATATTCGGCAGATTACGACAGAAGCAGCCTATAACCATTCGCAAGATTCTATAGAAGAAAATTACCAAAGCATCAGAGGAAAGTTGGCAAAAGACCTATTAAGACGGATTAAGGAGAATTCCCCGATCTTTTTTGAGGAATTGGTTATCGATCTCCTCGTTGAAATGGGGTATGGTGGCTCACGGGAAGATGCCCAAGCTGTAGGACGTAGCGGTGACGGTGGTATTGACGGTGTTATTAAAGAGGGCAGGCTCGGACTCGATGTGATTTACGTTCAAGCGAAACGATGGGCCAGTAATGTAGGTGAACCACCAGTTCGAGACTTTGTGGGCGCATTGCAGGGAAAACGTGCCCGTAAAGGGATTTTCATAACGACATCGGAATTTTCTAACAGCGCGAGAAAATATATATCAGCGATCGACTCACGAGACTCAAAGGTTATTCTTATTGATGGACACCAACTCGCGCAGTTAATGATCGATCACGATGTTGGCGTTTCTGTAGAGAAAATTTACGAAATCAAACGCGTAGATTCGGATTACTTTGCTGAAGACACCGAGAATTCCTAA
- a CDS encoding ATP-binding protein → MRTFGTQGPVTSEVNYVVSRSEELADFIDRVKRGKYIVLFAPRQTGKTTLFRAAIDSLITEAYFPIQLNFELYVDYPASNFYPSFYKRLREQIEWIFERRDTTPSKALIQFLDNTAVTDQVTMMEFFSQLVRFLSDPGNFPKVVLIIDEFDAIPPDAVRGFLHSLRYIYLDDSKLRCPYSVGIVGVKNITQLNYDRSISPFNIQDEFHLPNFTLAQVQELLNQYTNEVGQAFAPEVITSIHKQTAGQPFLVNRCAQILTEELGVPKSEPITMVHFSKAHTQLLEEGNTNISHLLTNIRRNRRFESLLMRISSYERGLRFNPDDEIMTELAMYGVIAKSTDGMCEIVNPIYQHRILQAFKPPFNGLENEYFSEENGDDFIDYVNIDEVIEMGPLLDNFQAFIARVGFRILQVPDTPREYVGQHLLYAYLDHFVQSVSANMFLEVQTGRGRIDLLIVHNQCKYIVETKIWEGDRYYQAGKKQLAAYLKSEGVQEGYYVVFDHRNNPTSHVKTETIDGLTIRSYVIPVMQEQPSSI, encoded by the coding sequence ATGAGAACATTCGGAACCCAAGGTCCTGTAACTTCTGAAGTAAACTACGTTGTGAGTCGATCTGAGGAACTTGCGGACTTTATCGACAGAGTGAAAAGAGGTAAATATATCGTCCTTTTTGCGCCACGACAGACTGGCAAGACGACCCTCTTTCGCGCCGCTATAGACTCCCTCATAACTGAGGCGTATTTTCCAATTCAACTGAATTTTGAGTTGTATGTAGATTACCCAGCTTCCAATTTTTATCCCTCTTTCTATAAAAGGCTTCGCGAGCAGATTGAGTGGATTTTTGAAAGGCGAGACACCACGCCTTCTAAAGCGTTAATTCAATTTTTGGATAACACAGCGGTAACGGATCAAGTTACGATGATGGAATTCTTTAGCCAGCTTGTTCGTTTTCTGTCCGATCCTGGTAATTTCCCAAAAGTTGTCCTTATCATCGATGAGTTTGACGCTATTCCACCCGATGCTGTTCGCGGTTTTCTACATTCACTTCGCTACATTTACCTCGACGATTCAAAGCTCCGATGTCCTTATAGTGTCGGTATTGTTGGGGTTAAAAACATCACACAACTCAACTACGATCGGTCAATATCTCCTTTCAATATCCAAGATGAGTTTCACTTGCCCAATTTCACACTCGCGCAAGTGCAGGAACTACTCAATCAATATACCAACGAAGTCGGGCAAGCCTTCGCTCCTGAAGTTATCACCTCTATTCATAAACAGACGGCTGGTCAACCTTTTCTTGTCAATCGGTGTGCGCAAATCCTCACTGAAGAACTGGGCGTTCCAAAAAGTGAACCGATTACGATGGTTCACTTTTCTAAAGCACACACGCAACTTCTTGAGGAAGGGAACACCAACATTAGTCATCTCCTGACCAATATCCGTAGAAATCGCAGGTTTGAAAGTCTCCTAATGCGGATATCTTCTTATGAGAGAGGCTTGCGTTTCAATCCAGACGATGAAATCATGACGGAACTCGCTATGTATGGGGTAATTGCGAAAAGTACTGACGGAATGTGTGAAATCGTGAATCCGATCTATCAACATCGCATTCTGCAGGCATTCAAACCGCCATTTAATGGACTGGAGAACGAGTATTTCTCCGAGGAAAACGGAGATGATTTCATTGATTATGTCAACATTGACGAAGTGATTGAGATGGGGCCGCTTCTTGATAACTTTCAGGCGTTCATCGCGCGAGTCGGTTTCCGTATCCTGCAAGTACCAGATACGCCACGAGAGTATGTCGGTCAACATCTCCTCTACGCCTATCTGGATCATTTTGTTCAGAGCGTCAGTGCCAATATGTTCCTTGAAGTCCAAACCGGACGCGGGCGGATAGACCTTCTTATCGTTCACAATCAATGTAAATACATCGTTGAGACAAAGATATGGGAAGGCGACAGATACTATCAGGCAGGCAAGAAGCAACTCGCTGCGTATCTCAAATCAGAAGGGGTGCAGGAAGGATATTATGTGGTCTTCGATCATCGTAACAATCCTACGTCTCACGTCAAGACGGAGACAATAGACGGTTTGACGATTCGGAGTTACGTTATTCCTGTGATGCAAGAACAACCCTCATCAATTTAG